Proteins found in one Streptomyces sp. NBC_00461 genomic segment:
- a CDS encoding SDR family oxidoreductase yields the protein MVEAVQDAGVVVTGAGGGIGAALARRFAAEGARVVVNDLDAGRAAAVAEEIGGIAVPGDASSIVADARDALGGTVDVYCANAGVAFEGAELGQPLDEKPWELSWDVNVMAHVRAAHELLPDWLERGSGRFVSTVSAAGLLTMIGAPSYSVSKHGAYAFSEWLSLTYRHRGLKVHAICPQGVRTDMLAATGSAGELVLQQTAVEPADVADALFKGMEEDRFLILPHPEVAGYYQARAAGPDRWLTNMNHIQQKWEEVR from the coding sequence ATGGTGGAAGCCGTGCAGGATGCCGGAGTGGTCGTCACCGGAGCCGGAGGCGGGATCGGGGCCGCCCTCGCCCGGCGGTTCGCCGCCGAAGGGGCCCGGGTCGTGGTCAACGACCTGGACGCCGGGCGGGCCGCAGCGGTCGCCGAGGAGATCGGTGGCATCGCGGTGCCCGGGGACGCCTCCTCGATCGTGGCCGACGCCCGGGACGCGCTCGGTGGCACGGTCGACGTGTACTGCGCCAACGCGGGCGTCGCCTTCGAGGGCGCCGAGCTCGGGCAGCCGCTCGACGAGAAGCCCTGGGAGCTTTCCTGGGACGTCAACGTCATGGCCCATGTGCGTGCCGCCCATGAACTGCTCCCCGACTGGCTGGAGCGCGGCAGCGGCCGGTTCGTGTCCACCGTCTCCGCCGCCGGACTGCTCACCATGATCGGCGCGCCCTCGTACAGCGTCTCCAAGCACGGTGCGTACGCCTTCTCCGAGTGGCTGTCGCTGACGTACCGGCACCGGGGCCTCAAGGTCCACGCCATCTGTCCCCAGGGTGTCCGCACCGACATGCTGGCCGCCACCGGCAGCGCGGGCGAGCTGGTGCTCCAGCAGACGGCGGTCGAGCCGGCGGACGTCGCGGACGCCCTGTTCAAGGGGATGGAGGAGGACCGGTTCCTGATCCTCCCGCACCCCGAGGTCGCCGGGTACTACCAGGCCAGGGCCGCCGGCCCCGACCGCTGGCTGACGAACATGAACCACATCCAGCAGAAGTGGGAGGAGGTACGGTGA
- a CDS encoding YidH family protein, with amino-acid sequence MIDLARNIRLWFAPEQVRQDGRTPDYRFSLANERTFLAWLRTALALIGGGFAVDQFLPDLRWAWRVGLALALLGAGVLCSLRAVNHWMRCERAMRRGEDLPVSRFPAVLSVVVAVVAVAMVVVVLFGWEG; translated from the coding sequence GTGATCGACCTTGCACGAAACATCCGGCTCTGGTTCGCACCCGAACAGGTCCGGCAGGACGGCCGCACCCCCGATTACCGCTTCTCGCTGGCGAACGAGCGCACCTTCCTGGCCTGGCTGCGCACCGCGCTCGCCCTGATCGGCGGCGGCTTCGCGGTGGACCAGTTCCTGCCGGACCTGCGCTGGGCCTGGCGGGTCGGGCTCGCGCTCGCGCTGCTCGGAGCGGGCGTGCTGTGCTCCCTGCGTGCGGTCAATCACTGGATGCGCTGCGAGCGTGCCATGCGCCGCGGCGAGGACCTGCCGGTCTCACGGTTCCCGGCGGTGCTGAGCGTGGTCGTCGCCGTCGTGGCCGTGGCGATGGTCGTCGTCGTGCTCTTCGGGTGGGAGGGATGA
- a CDS encoding APC family permease: MTTGSSNASRPAADGISTYLGQERALRADRLGTGGLLLSVLAATAPLMVVAGVMPTTFAVMGIVGQPLLFVALGVVLVLFSVGYAEMSRHVHNAGAFYAYISRGLGGTAGAGAALVALVAYNALQVGIYGIFGFEVSGLFSTYAHLEIAWWIPALAALAVVGLLGWLKIDVNARVLGVLLVVEVILVVVFDIAAIGDPAGEGLSLHAFNPDTLSGAGVGTALCFCIAAFLGFEQAPVYAEETSKPHILVPRVMFLAVAGVAVFFSVSSWALTVAAGPTQVVGVARKESAGMLFSLTESRLGSTFTDVLHVLFVTGMFAAMLSFHNVVARYTFAMGREGLLPRTFGRTTGSSGAPGSGSLLQTAVAAVVVIAFAIADDKPTGDPTEPVLHLFTWFGNIGALGVILLMAAASVSVIVFFARRGALGAQRWRLVTSALAAVALLVIAGYTVKDFDVLVGAGPDSALSWALPGIIGLALVVGLAQGLVLRSRVPEAHARIGLGNEAFQLDRAAQETS, from the coding sequence ATGACCACGGGCAGTTCCAACGCGAGCAGACCCGCCGCCGACGGCATCAGTACGTATCTGGGGCAGGAGCGCGCCCTGCGCGCCGACCGCCTCGGCACGGGAGGACTGCTGCTCTCCGTGCTCGCCGCGACCGCCCCCCTCATGGTGGTCGCGGGTGTCATGCCCACCACATTCGCGGTGATGGGGATCGTCGGCCAGCCCCTCCTGTTCGTCGCCCTCGGCGTGGTGCTGGTCCTCTTCAGCGTCGGCTACGCCGAGATGAGCCGGCACGTCCACAACGCGGGCGCCTTCTACGCGTACATCTCCCGGGGTCTGGGCGGCACCGCCGGCGCGGGTGCCGCCCTCGTGGCGCTGGTCGCCTACAACGCCCTGCAGGTCGGCATCTACGGCATCTTCGGCTTCGAGGTCTCCGGGCTCTTCTCCACCTACGCCCACCTGGAGATCGCCTGGTGGATACCGGCGCTGGCGGCGCTGGCGGTCGTCGGTCTGCTGGGCTGGCTGAAGATCGACGTCAACGCGCGCGTGCTGGGCGTACTGCTGGTCGTCGAGGTGATCCTGGTGGTGGTCTTCGACATCGCGGCGATCGGCGACCCGGCCGGGGAGGGCCTGTCGCTGCACGCCTTCAACCCGGACACGCTCAGCGGCGCAGGGGTGGGTACCGCGCTCTGCTTCTGCATCGCGGCCTTCCTCGGCTTCGAGCAGGCGCCCGTGTACGCGGAGGAGACCAGCAAGCCGCACATCCTGGTGCCGCGCGTGATGTTCCTCGCGGTGGCCGGCGTGGCCGTCTTCTTCTCCGTCAGCAGCTGGGCCCTGACCGTCGCCGCGGGCCCCACGCAGGTGGTCGGCGTGGCCCGCAAGGAGAGCGCCGGAATGCTCTTCTCGCTGACCGAGTCCCGGCTCGGCTCCACCTTCACCGACGTCCTGCACGTCCTGTTCGTGACGGGCATGTTCGCGGCCATGCTCAGCTTCCACAACGTCGTCGCCCGCTACACCTTCGCCATGGGGCGCGAGGGCCTGCTGCCGCGCACCTTCGGCCGAACGACCGGTTCGAGCGGCGCTCCCGGCAGTGGTTCCCTGCTGCAGACGGCCGTGGCGGCGGTCGTCGTGATCGCCTTCGCGATCGCCGACGACAAGCCCACCGGCGACCCCACCGAGCCGGTGCTGCACCTGTTCACCTGGTTCGGCAACATCGGCGCCCTCGGCGTGATCCTGTTGATGGCGGCGGCCTCCGTGTCGGTCATCGTCTTCTTCGCCCGGCGCGGCGCCCTGGGCGCCCAGCGGTGGCGCCTGGTGACCTCCGCGCTCGCCGCCGTCGCCCTGCTCGTGATCGCCGGCTACACCGTCAAGGACTTCGACGTGCTGGTCGGTGCCGGCCCCGACTCGGCCCTGAGCTGGGCGCTGCCGGGCATCATCGGCCTCGCCCTGGTCGTCGGCCTGGCCCAGGGGCTGGTCCTGCGCTCGCGCGTCCCCGAGGCACACGCCCGGATCGGACTCGGCAACGAGGCATTCCAGCTGGACAGGGCGGCGCAGGAGACGTCGTAG
- a CDS encoding acyl-CoA dehydrogenase family protein, whose product MDFAFDARTEELRAKLLAFMDEYVYPAEAVAEEQRAALASPWDTPAVVGELKAEARRQGLWNLFLPDAEHGAGLTNLQYAPLAEITGRSPHLAPTATNCAAPDTGNMEVLAQFGDEQQKKQWLEPLLAGEIRSAFAMTEPEVASSDATNITTHIERASDGTDEYVITGRKWYISGAMNPDCKIFIVMGKTDPDGADIRRQQSMILVPRDTPGVVVKRAMQVFGYEDHSHGGHAEVVFDHARVPVTNLIGEEGGGFAIAQARLGPGRIHHCMRLIGMAERAIELMCRRAVSRTAFGKPLAQQGVVQNWIADARVAVEQLRLLVLKTAWMMDTVGNKGAHAEIQAIKIATPRTVVDILDRAIQLHGAGGVSQDFPLAELYASARTLMLADGPDEVHQRSLARRELKKYM is encoded by the coding sequence ATGGACTTCGCGTTCGACGCGCGCACCGAGGAACTCCGCGCCAAACTCCTCGCCTTCATGGACGAGTACGTCTACCCGGCCGAGGCGGTCGCGGAGGAGCAGCGGGCCGCGCTGGCCTCCCCGTGGGACACCCCGGCCGTGGTGGGCGAGCTGAAGGCCGAGGCGCGCAGGCAGGGCCTGTGGAACCTCTTCCTCCCGGACGCCGAGCACGGCGCCGGACTGACCAACCTGCAGTACGCGCCGCTCGCCGAGATCACGGGCCGCAGCCCGCACCTGGCGCCCACAGCCACGAACTGCGCGGCGCCCGACACCGGCAACATGGAGGTGCTCGCGCAGTTCGGCGACGAGCAGCAGAAGAAGCAGTGGCTGGAGCCGCTGCTCGCCGGTGAGATCCGCTCGGCGTTCGCGATGACCGAGCCCGAGGTGGCCTCCTCGGACGCCACCAACATCACCACGCACATCGAGCGAGCCTCCGACGGCACGGACGAGTACGTCATCACGGGCCGCAAGTGGTACATCTCCGGGGCGATGAACCCGGACTGCAAGATCTTCATCGTGATGGGCAAGACGGACCCGGACGGCGCGGACATCCGCCGCCAGCAGTCCATGATCCTGGTCCCGCGGGACACCCCGGGAGTCGTCGTGAAGCGCGCGATGCAGGTGTTCGGCTACGAGGACCACTCCCACGGCGGCCACGCCGAGGTGGTCTTCGACCACGCGCGCGTACCGGTGACCAACCTGATCGGCGAGGAGGGCGGCGGCTTCGCCATCGCCCAGGCCCGGCTCGGTCCGGGCCGCATCCACCACTGCATGCGGCTGATCGGCATGGCGGAGCGGGCGATCGAGCTGATGTGCCGCCGGGCCGTCTCCCGTACGGCCTTCGGCAAGCCGCTGGCCCAGCAGGGCGTCGTCCAGAACTGGATCGCGGACGCGCGCGTGGCCGTCGAGCAGTTGCGCCTGCTGGTCCTGAAGACTGCCTGGATGATGGACACCGTGGGCAACAAGGGCGCCCACGCCGAGATCCAGGCCATCAAGATCGCCACGCCCCGCACGGTCGTCGACATCCTCGACCGCGCGATCCAGCTCCACGGCGCGGGCGGTGTCAGCCAGGACTTCCCCCTGGCCGAGCTGTACGCGAGCGCCCGCACCCTGATGCTCGCCGACGGCCCGGACGAGGTCCACCAGCGGTCGCTGGCGCGACGGGAGCTGAAGAAGTACATGTGA
- a CDS encoding NADP-dependent oxidoreductase, translated as MKGISYSRYGGPDVLEYGEVGDPKVGPDAVLVKVRAAAVNPVDWKCREGYLDGMLDPVFPVVPGWDVSGVVVQPGVSVPEFTAGDEVIGYVREDFLSRGTFAEYVAAPVRTLARKPRNLTWEEAAGLPLAGLTAYQVLVKALQVGRGDTVLVHAAAGGVGSIAVQLARHLGARVIGTASEGNHDFLRGLGCEPVKYGEGLAERMRGLAPEGVDAVFDTVGGEALKTSVDLLVPQGRLASIADGDVIGYGGRYCWVRPDAEDLLRLTELAEQGVVSVHVSETFPLERAADAHRLSQQGRTRGKIVVTVDWEVEPAG; from the coding sequence ATGAAAGGCATCAGCTACAGCCGGTACGGCGGACCGGACGTGCTCGAGTACGGCGAGGTGGGCGATCCGAAGGTCGGCCCCGACGCCGTGCTGGTCAAGGTCCGCGCGGCCGCCGTCAATCCCGTCGACTGGAAGTGCCGCGAGGGCTACCTCGACGGAATGCTCGACCCCGTCTTCCCCGTGGTGCCCGGCTGGGACGTCTCCGGCGTGGTGGTGCAACCGGGCGTCTCCGTCCCGGAGTTCACCGCCGGGGACGAGGTCATCGGGTACGTGCGCGAGGACTTCCTCTCCCGCGGCACCTTCGCCGAGTACGTCGCCGCCCCGGTGCGCACCCTCGCCCGCAAGCCGCGCAACCTCACCTGGGAGGAGGCGGCCGGGCTGCCGCTGGCGGGGCTCACCGCCTACCAGGTGCTGGTGAAGGCGCTCCAGGTCGGGCGCGGTGACACGGTCCTGGTGCACGCGGCCGCGGGCGGGGTCGGCTCCATCGCCGTCCAACTGGCCCGGCATCTGGGCGCCCGGGTGATCGGCACGGCGAGCGAGGGCAACCACGACTTCCTGCGGGGGCTGGGCTGCGAGCCTGTGAAGTACGGCGAGGGGCTGGCCGAGCGGATGCGCGGGCTGGCGCCCGAGGGCGTGGACGCCGTGTTCGACACCGTCGGCGGCGAGGCCCTGAAGACCTCGGTCGACCTGCTGGTCCCACAGGGCCGTCTGGCGTCGATCGCCGACGGCGACGTCATCGGCTACGGCGGCCGGTACTGCTGGGTGCGCCCGGACGCCGAGGACCTGCTGCGGCTGACCGAACTGGCGGAACAGGGCGTCGTGTCCGTGCATGTCTCGGAGACGTTCCCACTGGAACGCGCGGCGGACGCCCACCGCCTCAGCCAGCAAGGCCGGACGCGGGGAAAGATCGTGGTGACGGTGGACTGGGAAGTGGAACCGGCCGGTTAG
- a CDS encoding TetR/AcrR family transcriptional regulator — MPRTTDGDGTPVPQRLLAAATRLFAERGYDRTSVQEIVEAAGVTKGALYHYFGSKDDLLHEVYARVLRVQQERLDAFADADEPIEKRLRGAAADVVVTTIDNLDDANIFFRSMHHLSPEKNKQVRAERRRYHERFRALVEEGQQTGVFSKATPADLVVDYHFGSVHHLSTWYRPDGPLSPQEVADHLADLLLRALRP, encoded by the coding sequence GTGCCCAGGACGACGGACGGTGACGGTACTCCCGTCCCTCAGCGGCTGCTGGCCGCCGCCACCCGGCTCTTCGCCGAGCGGGGCTACGACCGCACCTCGGTGCAGGAGATCGTCGAGGCGGCCGGCGTCACCAAGGGGGCGCTGTACCACTACTTCGGCTCCAAGGACGACCTCCTGCACGAGGTGTACGCGCGCGTGCTGCGCGTCCAGCAGGAGCGCCTCGACGCCTTCGCGGACGCCGACGAGCCGATCGAGAAGCGGCTGCGGGGCGCGGCGGCCGACGTCGTGGTCACGACGATCGACAACCTCGACGACGCGAACATCTTCTTCCGCTCCATGCACCATCTGAGCCCGGAGAAGAACAAGCAGGTGCGGGCCGAGCGCCGTCGCTACCACGAGCGCTTCCGCGCGCTGGTGGAGGAGGGGCAGCAGACGGGCGTCTTCTCCAAGGCGACCCCGGCCGACCTGGTGGTCGACTACCACTTCGGTTCGGTCCACCACCTGTCCACCTGGTATCGGCCCGACGGCCCGCTCAGCCCGCAGGAGGTCGCCGACCACCTGGCGGACCTGCTGCTGCGCGCGCTGCGGCCGTAA
- a CDS encoding class I adenylate-forming enzyme family protein, translated as MTGSPYAAQPWVALLNDAQRAPIDPADSLVHALRRSAAEAPDRAFLAYFDGRLSYREADELSDSVAGHLAARGLERGDRVAILLQNSPHFVLALLGAWKAGAIVVPVNPMYKAGEVGHVLRDGEVAALVCSDRAWESYLRDAAADSSVRIVLTGCELDFQTRDDARVLSFERLAQADDADDLVAVARAGHKAPEGRDPGPSDIALISYTSGTSGTPKGATNTHGNIMFNAERQRTGLALPDAPVYYAMAPLFHITGMVCQLGACLNSAGTLVLTYRFEAGVVLDAFAEHRPHYTVGPSTAFMALGAHPDATPDHFSSFVNISSGGAPVPPALVEKFRAGFGPYIRNGYGLTECTAPCASVPPGLEAPVDPASGTLAVGLPGPDTIVRIVDDQGREVPMGEQGEILVRGPQVVPGYWRRPDATAETFPDGELRTGDIGFMDPQGWLYVVDRKKDMINASGFKVWPREVEDVLYTHPAVREAAVVGVPDGYRGETVKAYISLRPGADTDPGELAAYCKERLAAYKYPRQVEILPDLPKTASGKILRRELRSRPRDSA; from the coding sequence GTGACCGGCTCCCCGTACGCCGCCCAGCCCTGGGTGGCCCTGCTGAACGACGCCCAGCGGGCCCCGATCGACCCCGCCGACTCTCTCGTGCACGCCCTGCGCCGGTCCGCCGCCGAGGCCCCGGACCGTGCCTTCCTCGCCTACTTCGACGGGCGGCTGAGCTACCGCGAGGCAGACGAGCTGAGCGACTCGGTCGCCGGGCATCTGGCCGCCCGCGGCCTGGAGCGCGGCGACCGGGTGGCGATCCTGCTGCAGAACTCCCCGCACTTCGTGCTCGCCCTGCTGGGCGCGTGGAAGGCGGGCGCGATCGTCGTGCCGGTCAACCCCATGTACAAGGCGGGGGAGGTGGGGCACGTCCTGCGGGACGGCGAGGTGGCGGCTCTCGTCTGCTCCGATCGTGCCTGGGAGTCGTATCTGCGCGACGCCGCCGCCGACTCCTCCGTACGGATCGTGCTGACCGGGTGCGAGCTGGACTTCCAGACGCGCGACGACGCGCGCGTACTGTCCTTCGAGCGGCTGGCGCAGGCCGACGACGCCGACGACCTGGTGGCCGTGGCACGCGCCGGGCACAAGGCCCCGGAAGGCCGGGACCCCGGGCCGTCCGACATCGCGCTGATCAGCTACACCTCGGGCACCAGCGGCACCCCCAAGGGCGCCACCAACACGCACGGCAACATCATGTTCAACGCCGAGCGGCAGCGCACGGGCCTCGCCCTGCCGGACGCGCCGGTCTACTACGCGATGGCGCCCCTGTTCCACATCACCGGTATGGTCTGCCAGCTCGGCGCGTGTCTCAACAGCGCGGGCACACTCGTGCTGACGTACCGCTTCGAGGCGGGTGTCGTGCTCGACGCGTTCGCCGAGCACCGGCCGCACTACACGGTCGGCCCGTCGACCGCCTTCATGGCGCTGGGCGCCCACCCGGACGCCACCCCCGACCACTTCTCCTCCTTCGTCAACATCTCCTCGGGCGGCGCCCCCGTGCCGCCGGCCCTCGTGGAGAAGTTCCGGGCAGGCTTCGGGCCGTACATCCGCAACGGCTACGGGCTGACCGAGTGCACCGCACCCTGCGCCTCCGTCCCGCCCGGCCTGGAGGCCCCCGTCGACCCGGCCTCCGGCACCCTGGCCGTGGGCCTGCCGGGCCCCGACACGATCGTGCGGATCGTCGACGACCAGGGCCGTGAGGTCCCCATGGGCGAGCAGGGCGAGATCCTCGTCCGCGGACCGCAGGTCGTGCCCGGCTACTGGCGGCGGCCCGACGCGACGGCCGAGACCTTCCCGGACGGCGAACTGCGCACCGGCGACATCGGCTTCATGGACCCGCAGGGATGGCTGTACGTCGTCGACCGCAAGAAGGACATGATCAACGCGTCCGGCTTCAAGGTGTGGCCGCGCGAGGTCGAGGACGTGCTGTACACGCATCCCGCGGTCCGTGAGGCGGCGGTCGTCGGGGTGCCCGACGGGTACCGCGGTGAGACCGTCAAGGCGTACATCAGCCTCCGTCCGGGCGCCGACACGGACCCGGGTGAACTCGCGGCGTACTGCAAGGAGAGACTGGCCGCCTACAAGTACCCGCGGCAGGTGGAGATCCTGCCCGACTTGCCGAAGACGGCAAGTGGGAAGATCCTCCGTCGGGAGCTTCGTTCCCGACCGCGGGACAGTGCTTAG
- a CDS encoding DMT family transporter gives MSVLVLILAVSAACCLGFGFVLQQNAAQQAPLSDFLSLRLLFDLMQVPRWLGGIGLMVAGMVLGAIALSQGEISLVEPLLATNLLFALALSRKQTRQPLGRQGWGGLALLAGGVTAFIVAGRPHGGTAVSDPFRHWLIIGAMIGLALLLTTYAKRSRLSSGPVLLALAAGLLYGVQDALTRVSGQRFSEGGLTELVTGWQPYGVAALGVTGLILVQSAFETAPLRMSLPALTAAQPLAGIICGVGFLGDRLRTDTGALAWEAAGLAAIVGGIVLLGLHPCMPSGAAKPQRVRDLQPN, from the coding sequence GTGTCCGTTCTGGTTCTGATTCTCGCCGTGAGCGCCGCCTGCTGCCTGGGCTTCGGCTTCGTGCTCCAGCAGAACGCGGCCCAGCAGGCACCCCTGAGCGACTTCCTCTCGCTGCGTCTGCTCTTCGACCTGATGCAGGTGCCGCGCTGGCTGGGCGGCATCGGCCTGATGGTGGCCGGCATGGTCCTGGGCGCGATCGCGCTGAGCCAGGGCGAGATCTCCCTCGTCGAACCCCTGCTGGCCACGAACCTCCTCTTCGCCCTCGCCCTCTCCCGCAAGCAGACCAGGCAGCCGCTGGGCCGCCAGGGCTGGGGCGGACTCGCGCTGCTCGCGGGCGGCGTCACCGCCTTCATCGTCGCGGGCCGGCCGCACGGCGGCACCGCGGTCAGCGACCCCTTCCGGCACTGGCTGATCATCGGTGCCATGATCGGCCTCGCGCTGCTCCTGACGACGTACGCGAAGCGCTCCCGCCTCAGCTCCGGCCCGGTCCTCCTCGCCCTCGCCGCGGGTCTCCTCTACGGCGTCCAGGACGCCCTGACCCGGGTCAGCGGGCAGCGCTTCTCCGAGGGCGGCCTCACCGAGCTGGTCACCGGCTGGCAGCCGTACGGCGTCGCGGCCCTCGGCGTCACCGGCCTGATCCTGGTCCAGAGCGCGTTCGAGACGGCCCCCCTGCGCATGTCGCTGCCCGCCCTCACCGCGGCCCAGCCGCTCGCCGGCATCATCTGCGGAGTGGGCTTCCTGGGCGACCGCCTGCGCACCGACACGGGAGCGCTCGCCTGGGAGGCGGCCGGTCTCGCGGCGATCGTCGGCGGCATCGTCCTGCTCGGCCTGCACCCGTGCATGCCGAGCGGCGCGGCGAAGCCGCAGCGGGTCCGGGACCTGCAGCCGAACTGA
- a CDS encoding DUF202 domain-containing protein yields the protein MTADAVPERDPGLQPERTRLAWRRTTLASTVAAVLAMRTALHGDASPVDVVACALCCALWLGFLLIAHRRIRTLSSPDSPHALAPRHATTAVLCTIAVAACGAALVL from the coding sequence ATGACCGCCGACGCGGTGCCCGAGCGCGACCCCGGGCTGCAGCCGGAGCGGACCCGGCTGGCCTGGCGGCGTACGACACTGGCGAGCACCGTGGCCGCCGTTCTCGCCATGAGGACCGCGCTGCACGGCGATGCCTCCCCGGTCGACGTCGTGGCCTGCGCCCTGTGCTGCGCCCTCTGGCTCGGCTTCCTCCTGATCGCCCACCGCCGAATCCGCACCCTGTCATCGCCCGACAGCCCCCACGCCCTCGCCCCCCGCCACGCCACCACAGCCGTCCTGTGCACCATCGCCGTCGCAGCCTGCGGAGCGGCCCTCGTCCTCTGA
- a CDS encoding phosphotransferase family protein, producing the protein MSPDHPPGLDLDRLRGLLDQERPGLVHGPLTGRLIEGGRSNLTYAVSDGTSKWVVRRPPLGHVLATAHDMKREHRVISALHPTDVPVPRPVLLCEDEEVFGAPLYVMEFVEGTPYRTADQLAPLGPERTRGAVLSLVDTLVELHAVDPAAVGLADFGRPEGFLDRQLRRWGKQLDASRNRELAGIDELHAALGRQLPPSPAPTVIHGDYRLDNVLIGEDDSIKAILDWEMSTLGDPLTDLGLLVMYSMPLGMPDSPVSTTAEAPGHPEPAELIERYAARSGRDVSSVSWYTAFAWFKLAVILEGIHYRYTLGQTVGQGFDRIGDLVPVFIGHGLTTLQEG; encoded by the coding sequence ATGAGTCCCGACCACCCGCCAGGCCTCGATCTCGACCGGCTGCGCGGCCTGCTCGACCAGGAGCGGCCCGGCCTGGTGCACGGCCCCCTGACCGGCCGGCTGATCGAGGGCGGACGGTCGAACCTCACGTACGCGGTCTCCGACGGCACCTCGAAGTGGGTCGTACGACGGCCCCCGCTCGGCCATGTGCTGGCCACCGCGCACGACATGAAGCGCGAGCACCGCGTGATCAGCGCCCTGCACCCGACGGACGTCCCGGTGCCGCGCCCGGTGCTGCTGTGCGAGGACGAGGAGGTCTTCGGGGCTCCTCTCTACGTCATGGAGTTCGTGGAGGGCACGCCGTACCGCACGGCCGACCAGCTCGCCCCGCTCGGCCCCGAGCGCACCAGGGGCGCCGTTCTGTCCCTGGTGGACACCCTGGTCGAGCTGCACGCGGTGGACCCCGCCGCGGTGGGCCTCGCCGACTTCGGCCGACCCGAGGGCTTCCTGGACCGGCAACTGCGGCGCTGGGGCAAGCAGTTGGACGCCTCCCGCAACCGTGAGCTGGCCGGCATCGACGAGCTGCACGCGGCGCTCGGCCGGCAGCTCCCCCCGTCGCCCGCGCCGACCGTGATCCACGGCGACTACCGGCTCGACAACGTCCTCATCGGCGAGGACGACAGCATCAAGGCGATCCTCGACTGGGAGATGTCGACGCTCGGCGACCCGCTCACCGACCTGGGGCTGCTGGTGATGTACAGCATGCCGCTCGGCATGCCGGACTCCCCCGTCTCCACCACGGCCGAGGCGCCCGGGCACCCGGAGCCGGCCGAGCTGATCGAGCGGTACGCCGCGCGCTCGGGGCGCGACGTCTCCTCGGTCTCCTGGTACACGGCGTTCGCCTGGTTCAAGCTCGCCGTGATCCTGGAGGGCATCCACTACCGCTACACGCTGGGCCAGACGGTCGGCCAGGGCTTCGACCGCATCGGCGACCTGGTGCCCGTCTTCATCGGGCACGGCCTGACCACTCTTCAGGAAGGCTGA
- a CDS encoding NUDIX hydrolase yields MTSPADEILDIVDENDQVIGRSPRGEVYAEGLRHRCVFIQARDAQGRLFVHRRTPTKLVFPSLYDMFVGGVVGAGESYDDAALREAEEELGVSGLPDPGFLFKFLYDDGAGRTWWSAVYEVRCDLPVDPQAEEVAWHAFLPEAEVERRLPEWEWVPDGLAAYERLKAFRGTSGPPGL; encoded by the coding sequence ATGACGAGCCCCGCAGACGAGATCCTCGACATCGTCGACGAGAACGACCAGGTCATCGGCCGGTCCCCGCGCGGCGAGGTGTACGCCGAGGGCCTGCGCCACCGCTGCGTCTTCATCCAGGCCAGGGACGCGCAAGGCCGCCTCTTCGTCCACCGCCGCACCCCGACCAAGCTGGTCTTCCCCTCCCTCTACGACATGTTCGTCGGCGGAGTGGTCGGCGCGGGCGAGTCCTACGACGACGCGGCGCTGCGCGAGGCCGAGGAGGAACTGGGTGTCTCCGGGCTCCCGGACCCGGGCTTCCTCTTCAAGTTCCTGTACGACGACGGCGCCGGCCGGACCTGGTGGTCGGCGGTGTACGAGGTCCGCTGCGATCTGCCGGTCGATCCGCAGGCCGAGGAGGTGGCCTGGCACGCGTTCCTGCCGGAGGCGGAGGTGGAGCGACGTCTGCCGGAGTGGGAGTGGGTGCCGGACGGGCTGGCGGCGTACGAGCGCTTGAAGGCCTTCCGAGGCACGTCCGGCCCTCCCGGCCTCTGA